The DNA segment GACTCAAATAACTGATGAAATTGtgttactttaaattcaataatcctcatctttaacattttacaaagcCATTGCCTCCTGTGTGTCTAATTGAATGATCTATTAATTTTTAGtaccaaattttttttgtgtattttgctTATAGTTAGTTCTATACAAAAgcaatacctacataaatatttttattcagatttTGCTAAAGGTTTATCTTTTGGAGCTTCAAGAGGCCACCAACTCGGCTTAACAACTTCTATTGTACACTTTCCAACAGCTAATACTTTTGCATCCAAAGCCTCTTTTATCCTGAGCAATCCTATCCCATAGTCCTGTACAACTCCTTTTAACTTTCCCAAATTAGATTTAGGATTATCTGGTGCTGATATCACAGAATCTTTCTCTAACTCTCCTTTAATGGTGTCAGTGAACTTGATTGGCATAATTCTTTTCCGAACAACACCAGTGTGATGCACTCGGGCAGTCAGTTCCTGACCAATGTAACAGCCTTTATGGAAACTCACACCATGGAGGTAGTCACAGTTAACCTCCAAAGGGAAGGTTGTGCCTGGGGGCAGGTCATCAGCCCCCTCACCAACACCTAACTTATATCGCAAGTATTTATACCCATCTTCATTTTCCTTAATTTCAACATCTTTACCAACAACTTGGGCTATATCAGGCTCAGGTGTTTGTGCTGGTGATATGACTCTACATCCTAGATCCGAAAGCCTGggatctttgtatatttttatatcatttttggACTCTATTGCATCTTCAGTTACATTTGAGATAAAAGCATGCACTTTTAATTCATTACTCATATCTGCAAAATTGATTTGTCTTTTCAATTTGTACAGTTTAAGATGTTTTTGAAGGGAGTTAAGGACGTTTTTGTCGCATTCAATGATGAAAGCATCATCTCTGTCCCATTTGTATATCAAAGTGTCGTATAACACTCtacctttattatttaaaaatacggtGTACATAGATTTAGCACCTTCTTCGAAATGACGCATATCATTCGTAATGAGACCTTGTAAAAATGTTCCTGCATCTTCACCAGCAATTTTGAGTAAACCACGACTTTTTAAAGGAAAAAGAGTCTTAGCCGAATTTTGATCATTGTGTACGTAACGAATAAATTGATTAACAAAACGGTGCTTTAATAAAACCCTTTTTACCTGatatatcataattaaatactaattgtAGTTAATTTTCACCTTTACATATCACAATTTGCTatggaatatatttaattcttgcACAATTTCTTTACGTCTAATGTACTGTGTATGACATTTGTGATTTGACAGATTATTGTCAAAAATGACAATCAGATGTTAACTGACAAAGgagacattggcaaaatcatcgtctgccaacgatggagccacaatttaaaaaactGACAAAGGAATTTatgaacaacaaaaaaatattgtcaaattattatttaaaaattcgtaaaattatctaaaaaaaacctaataatacTGAGATTTAAGAGAATACCAAAACAGCGGCGATATGTAGTAAACGGAGACAAAGAAACTAGAGaagtaaatatatatcgatgttgatagcctagttgaaaAGGACTTTGGTAGGTACCGAGACAAAGatcgcaagttcaaaacccgaaacacacacctctgatttgaTTAATTACCTATTGCTTGCTATAAAGGTGCAGAAAATCTGCCAATCCATACTAAACCACGCGGCACGGAATTAAAACTTACCTACATCCTCTCGGTAGTAGGGAAGGCAAGTGTTCATCAGTGCGATGCATTTAGATACTTAAATACAGGTCGGGTCTGCGTATTAATTGTCATGAGTACCTACCTGCTACACAtaggttataattaaaattaaaaatagtggagattattaattaaaacttccaTAAGAATAATAGCCTCTTTTATTACGTTGTAGAATGTAGATAATCTATTCTAATCAACAGAAATAGCCAAAATAAATGAGACtcgataacatttattatttttttattagtttcaaattatatataaaaagctGAGAAAACAAGATATATAAATCCGTTCTTACCTATCGTAATATTaagcttaattaataaataaaaataacgataaaaatatgGTATTTACGTACATCTATCACTCTATATTAAAAATTGAGAAAGAAGTGATTAATCGAGATGAACGTATCTCGAACTTGTCATCAAAATTGAGCACGTAGCGGGTccgaagaaaattttatattttccagtcGCAGATTCTGTTGCACAGAACTTACATTAAAGACAAAATTGTAGCAAATTGCAATAGACATTGATAACATTAAATGTTAACTTAATTAGATGtaaaggagacgggcgaaacttcatagaaccttgggcttggtgttacagagatgatttatgcattattttataggaataataacaccatttcaaaattagaaaaaaaatctgtctctACAATGGGGGTAAAGAAATAATCGCTATAGAATATAGCGaataaaaacacttttctgTGAATATCTTTGTGTTTACCCGATAGCACAAGATGTTCACAACAcctaattattgtccattggaTTGCCGTGTTGACTAATGAACAGCTGGCTTAGATAATAACCAGAATTGAAATTATCGTATGGGATAGACGAGGACCGATATAAAGGTACTTATCGCAAGATGAAACGAAGTGTAGGTTGCATATCTTCTTTTATCTACTCCTTCATGGAATCAGGCATgagtttatactgtttttatattattgaaagaactATTTCGTTTTCAATTTAGTTTCCATGTAGCTATGCCACATTTAACATAACGGTGTTGGTGGTTCATCGTTACTTTTCGAAACCGATAGAACAAGCAAAATCAGTCGAGCAAGCAAGAAATCAAAGTCGGTTGTTGAATAAGCGTGGGTAGTTCATTAAAGCAGCAATCGACAAAATATTCTCGAAAAGCcgtagtcattaaaataaaaatatcaaaccaaaacattcacttgcgcagaagtacagaaagcgaataacaataataatatacattaataaaagacagCCTGATATTCCCGATACCGGAAGTCAGTtacttaatcataataaaaaaaaaatattttcccattgtaatacaatctaatattttttaatggctgatataaaaataaaagaagaatattgataaatgtttcataagtgTACAGTCAAGCGCaatttcgcccgtctcctttcacttttaaaaatttctttttaatattcaattgcTGAATGCCTGAAGCCACGATAAGATAGATACAGACGAATCAAATATTAATTCGGTAGCGATGTTTGCGTAGctgacacaaaattattttgggaATCACTCTTCTTGTATCCGTTCTTGGGGATTGTACGTCATCTCAATCAAATCTGAGTTACGTTGGCTTTTCACTGGAGTGGCCATCAACGAGGTAGGAACAGAGTCTTGACCGTGTTCCACCGACACTGTAACCAATTCTGTTGTGATGGTGGGCTCCGATTTTACCGACAGATTGTCTCGTTTAGTCGGTGAACTGTTATTTGAACGCTTCCTGTTCCTCGGTGACTTTTTAAGGTATGGCGTTATTTTCTGTAAACATAAAGAGTTCGTTTAAGTTcgtaaataaatagcaataaatttataatgtaaactaCATAAATATGAGAGTAAATTGTGTACTATCCAATCACAAAATTCCTACTTATAAGTGaaagttcttaatttaaaagacatacttaaataattttttctaaataaagattttgtcACGTATATGGAAACGAATTAGCTTACGTGATTGGGAATAATTAACGACTTATGGCTTAATAATGCTTTACGTATTTCTAATGTAAATGAAAGCATTCTAGCCAAAATGATCTGAAAGTATTCAAGGAATCTATATTTCACTACATATGTAAATATAGCTCTTATACCCTTTGAGGATCCTGAGTGACGTATACTCCAATCCGCTTAACCTGGAAGTCAGGTGCGGCCAAGCAGCGCGCTAGGAACAGAGCAGCAGCACACGCCCAGCTCGCCCAAACTGCGGCACTAGCAGCACGAGTGGCAGCTATGCGACCACCTATGCCCCACGAGACGTTCCATCCACGCTCTAAGTAGGAGTTGACGGATGAGCATCTGCAAGGGAATATGATTTGAGTGGTAGAGAATGCTGGTGTTGAGCAATAGGATTACAGTAATACAGAGATGGtataataggtacttaataagttttattggtGGGCATTAAAGATAAACGGAATTTAGttcattaagttatttttatttataagtgccTAGAATGCACTTATGCTAAGTGTTATAAgtatacttgtaaaatatttatattatacgaaTCCTACCTTTTAGATATTATCTTAACATAACGTTTAAAAAAACCAGAAATAATAATACCGACTTACGTAGTTGTATTTGTTAGCTCGAAAAAAGCTTCACAAAATGCATGCAGTCCTCGATTTGTGGTAGTAAAACTATGGCCAGTCAAGCCGACCATGACCAGAGAAAACAGAAGAGCGGGAGCTAGTATTCGCCAAGGTTGCGGTAGACtgtaaaaaaggaaaaagaaatgttttaggCACGTATAATTTTCGCGTTTGAATACTTTAGTTGACCATAAAATGCGTAGATAAATAGACATTTAGTAAGTTTTATTGCATAAacatatttgcaataaaatgttacacgTGGTTTTGTATTCAAAATTCACAAGGAAATATACCAGTGGCCAAGATGCCTTCAGAAAATAGTTAAAGctcatagaaaacaaaaaatgcacAACTTAATATACAATTCGTAGCATCTTGACTATGCCGCCTGgaattgaaatttgtgcctggtAGATTCTCGTATCCTAAAACATCATGTGACGGATATCAGATCGGCTTACTATGAATGTAGAAGTTTGGCTTCAGTAATAAAGGCGTGAGCTTATAAATGAGTTTATTTTCTGAATTCTTTACATAATGTCACGGGATGTTGTCACGAGGGATTACTAATTTAACGCGTACTCGTGCCAAATATTACTCAAGCGTTCTGCAGACCGTGCCCTAGTGAAATACAATAGGAAAGGAATAATATTTGCATTCTACAAGGTTTTCAAGTATCGAACTGctaaaggaaaataaaagatTCTGTAGTAAAAGATTTATACGATTAGTGGCTTGCTCAATGCGTTCTATTGATGTACCATTATCATCAACAACCTGGGTCCGTTTAActcttatataaaaatgataggACGATCTCCATGAATTTTCGTAGCAACCAGcagagaaaaattaaaaaacaaacaaacacacatcaccaggcacccacttttcgtctaagcgtattccatcccatgacgtGTTAGGgggcgagactatcgccataacaggcacaaattctagactccggactgatactgagcagaaaaactaaaatatcactTCGTCCGCcccgggattcgaaaccaggaccACTGAGCGCAGCCGTGATGCGCATgctgtacaactacgccaccgaggaagtCTCAGGGGAAAAATTAatggttgtaaaaaaataaatttgatccCCTATCCTACTTTTGAGTCCAGTGCTTTTCTTAATTTTGATTAAGGATTAATACCTCTTTGTTGATACCTAAGCAGGCAGTgtgaagcaatttttttttatcacaacatgtaattctaattttaaatttctacccACCCTGTTCGGGCATGTCCACCACCAGGACACATGGTGAATAAGGTCATCCAAACGGCTGCAAATATTGTAGATAATATAGGCATGTACTCCGCGAACTGGCAAGCGGTGTTTTCTTCAAAAAGTGTCCGTGAAGTATCCAGCATCAAGTGATGGGTTTTATTACCTGTTACGAAATATTTGCTTATAAAAAAGTTCGAGTGAATGATCTGAAAAATGTTCTAGAGTTTTTGGGCCCATGCTTAGTTTAGGTTTCTATAGCTGTGAACCAAATACGATAATGGTTGAAATATCACTCAATCGTGTTTTTGTCGTCAAGCAGCTAcaaaaacctaaaaatatactcaaatacaattaaacaaatcacGAAATATGAAATGGCCAATGGGTATtggataataatatttcgtaacatCCGGGGCAGATTTATTTTCAAGCCAATGAAGCTAACCTAATCTTAGGTTGACCACATTTAGGAGGTGACTATTTAAATGGAAAAAACACCGTGCACAcattttagaaaattaatttacaaacttTTCCTATATTTGACTATAGGTTTAGACTCAGGTTTATGGCATTATTTAACAACCAGAGATGTAACA comes from the Manduca sexta isolate Smith_Timp_Sample1 chromosome 13, JHU_Msex_v1.0, whole genome shotgun sequence genome and includes:
- the LOC115450207 gene encoding putative transferase CAF17 homolog, mitochondrial, encoding MIYQVKRVLLKHRFVNQFIRYVHNDQNSAKTLFPLKSRGLLKIAGEDAGTFLQGLITNDMRHFEEGAKSMYTVFLNNKGRVLYDTLIYKWDRDDAFIIECDKNVLNSLQKHLKLYKLKRQINFADMSNELKVHAFISNVTEDAIESKNDIKIYKDPRLSDLGCRVISPAQTPEPDIAQVVGKDVEIKENEDGYKYLRYKLGVGEGADDLPPGTTFPLEVNCDYLHGVSFHKGCYIGQELTARVHHTGVVRKRIMPIKFTDTIKGELEKDSVISAPDNPKSNLGKLKGVVQDYGIGLLRIKEALDAKVLAVGKCTIEVVKPSWWPLEAPKDKPLAKSE
- the LOC115450208 gene encoding uncharacterized protein LOC115450208, coding for MTILLYDYCELEERTNRRLKVWKVWHLLLFAFAAVFGIANYVFLQNAMELVDNNCILFPRELEFRMVDLSEFQFQMNELNETTLNGGNITETAQAGDAVPNSSENAKITAKRDTNNGVVHTLEASTVYINTTGNKTHHLMLDTSRTLFEENTACQFAEYMPILSTIFAAVWMTLFTMCPGGGHARTGLPQPWRILAPALLFSLVMVGLTGHSFTTTNRGLHAFCEAFFELTNTTTCSSVNSYLERGWNVSWGIGGRIAATRAASAAVWASWACAAALFLARCLAAPDFQVKRIGVYVTQDPQRKITPYLKKSPRNRKRSNNSSPTKRDNLSVKSEPTITTELVTVSVEHGQDSVPTSLMATPVKSQRNSDLIEMTYNPQERIQEE